In a genomic window of Actinomycetota bacterium:
- a CDS encoding GAP family protein, translated as MGTLLSQITAFLPIFLASPTMYAGMLLILNSPIHPRTRAFAAFLGSVVVAIVVGGLAFSAGGASEAVREPGDSSAVINIILGILLIFLGIKNLVRGPREKKPKKDKSTDAAATGLRFAKYLGIGAILTVTNPTSMASLIASSKLVLDSGLESTQQIMAMAVAAFYVTLPFLIPLALALVAPDLSTKFLNGVDNILKKYSRYIIAGILMLLGLYLIKKGVDIFNG; from the coding sequence ATGGGGACGCTGCTTTCGCAAATAACGGCTTTTTTGCCTATCTTCCTGGCAAGTCCGACCATGTACGCCGGCATGCTGCTGATCCTGAACTCTCCCATCCACCCCCGCACGCGGGCGTTCGCGGCATTTCTTGGCTCGGTCGTTGTAGCGATCGTCGTCGGTGGCCTGGCCTTTTCCGCGGGTGGCGCCAGCGAAGCGGTTCGCGAGCCGGGTGACTCATCGGCTGTCATCAACATCATCCTCGGCATCCTCCTGATCTTTCTCGGGATAAAGAACCTGGTCAGGGGCCCCCGGGAAAAGAAGCCGAAGAAGGATAAATCCACAGACGCCGCCGCCACAGGGCTAAGGTTCGCCAAATATCTGGGCATCGGCGCTATCCTGACTGTCACAAATCCCACTTCCATGGCCTCGCTCATAGCTTCGTCGAAGCTGGTCCTCGACTCAGGGCTGGAATCGACCCAGCAGATAATGGCCATGGCCGTTGCGGCATTCTATGTGACACTCCCGTTTCTGATTCCGCTGGCGCTTGCACTGGTGGCTCCGGATCTTTCCACGAAGTTCCTGAACGGAGTCGACAACATCCTCAAGAAATACAGCCGTTACATCATCGCGGGCATACTCATGCTGCTCGGCCTGTACCTGATCAAGAAAGGCGTGGATATTTTCAACGGCTGA
- a CDS encoding diguanylate cyclase: protein MKLHTKLYLFFAGIVLLPLLVMTVAASVVLDRSAEDTYEGRLQSGLAAAAAIVSAQAQVLEGDLQVALQNADTGAFSSGAAVRRAAVMSTLLADTGAAGITVRDPSGEVVAEAGETIKPGDSAVDLTPMIAATASLSQPDGAIWRVTLLKPYDTESLSRVFSSQGLEWGVLEDTSLLAGSLPQGSDVREEGGASIRTADSSAPTDAIQAQVGEEEYLASAIMLPRDITSSLSILVAAVPLAAVGAASMQALEVGLFLMLGVAVMAGFLGFLLARNITLPLRELTSAAAAGIEGDLGRTVEVKSNDEIGSLASSFGHMQASLRDHIGDLEESRTQLLLALSYAGEILGSTSDRARMMKTTAEAARLATGASGVWVELFASNRPPVRSAVSTGVPSWFFDDKMKKQAAGMSEQVAAGSITAGEILDFGPGSEAVAYPMVHERQALGAMVAVFGTDESSEESRKMLGSLAAQAASAVENVNFVELQELLATTDPMTSLFNFRYLCNCMDKEISKSRRYNHKLSVAILDLDDFKAINDTFGHQAGDELLRAVGDVLSSGVRDADMVARYGGEEFSVVFPETDKADALNVVEKLRRDIADISLVEYPEVRVTASIGIAGFPEDGEDKTDLLVSADKALYRAKAAGKNRSVAA from the coding sequence ATGAAACTGCACACAAAGCTATATCTGTTCTTTGCCGGCATCGTGCTTTTGCCGCTGCTGGTGATGACCGTGGCCGCCAGCGTCGTGCTGGACCGCAGTGCCGAGGATACCTATGAAGGCCGGCTGCAGAGCGGCCTGGCCGCCGCGGCCGCGATCGTGTCCGCACAGGCGCAGGTTCTGGAGGGCGACCTCCAGGTCGCGCTGCAGAATGCTGACACCGGCGCTTTTTCCAGCGGCGCCGCGGTGAGGCGCGCCGCGGTCATGAGCACGCTGTTAGCTGACACCGGTGCGGCGGGCATCACTGTTCGCGATCCTTCAGGCGAGGTGGTCGCCGAGGCGGGTGAGACGATCAAACCAGGCGATTCCGCCGTCGACCTGACGCCGATGATCGCTGCCACTGCTTCCCTTTCCCAGCCGGATGGAGCCATCTGGCGAGTGACCCTGCTGAAACCATATGATACTGAATCCCTTTCACGGGTCTTTTCCTCCCAGGGGCTTGAATGGGGTGTCCTCGAAGACACTTCGCTACTTGCGGGCTCACTACCTCAAGGCAGCGATGTGCGCGAGGAGGGTGGCGCGTCCATAAGGACTGCTGATTCCTCGGCGCCGACAGACGCGATTCAGGCGCAGGTGGGAGAAGAGGAGTATCTTGCCTCGGCGATTATGCTGCCCCGCGATATCACCAGCAGCCTGTCGATCCTTGTCGCCGCCGTGCCCCTGGCAGCCGTCGGCGCCGCTTCCATGCAGGCGCTTGAAGTCGGCCTGTTCCTGATGCTCGGTGTAGCGGTCATGGCGGGATTCCTCGGATTTCTGCTGGCGCGTAACATCACCCTGCCGCTGCGGGAACTCACCAGCGCCGCGGCTGCAGGCATAGAGGGCGATCTCGGGCGCACGGTAGAGGTCAAGTCGAATGACGAGATCGGCAGCCTGGCCAGCTCGTTCGGCCATATGCAGGCAAGCCTGCGCGATCACATCGGCGACCTGGAGGAATCGCGCACCCAGCTGCTGCTGGCGCTTTCCTATGCCGGCGAGATACTCGGATCTACCTCGGACCGGGCCCGCATGATGAAGACCACGGCCGAAGCCGCCCGCCTGGCCACGGGAGCAAGTGGTGTCTGGGTCGAACTGTTCGCCAGCAACAGGCCGCCCGTGCGCAGCGCCGTATCCACGGGGGTGCCGTCATGGTTCTTTGATGACAAGATGAAAAAGCAGGCCGCAGGTATGTCCGAGCAGGTGGCCGCGGGCAGCATCACCGCCGGCGAGATCCTCGATTTCGGGCCTGGCAGTGAGGCGGTCGCCTATCCAATGGTCCATGAGCGGCAGGCTCTGGGAGCCATGGTCGCGGTCTTCGGCACTGATGAGTCATCCGAAGAGAGCCGCAAGATGCTTGGTTCCCTGGCAGCCCAGGCGGCGAGCGCAGTGGAGAACGTTAACTTTGTGGAACTGCAGGAGCTTCTGGCGACGACCGATCCGATGACCAGCCTGTTCAATTTCCGCTACCTTTGCAATTGCATGGACAAGGAGATCAGCAAGAGCCGCCGTTATAACCACAAGCTGTCGGTGGCGATCCTCGACCTTGATGATTTCAAGGCCATCAACGACACGTTCGGGCATCAGGCCGGGGATGAGCTGCTGCGGGCCGTGGGAGATGTGCTGAGCAGCGGCGTGCGAGACGCGGATATGGTAGCCCGCTATGGCGGGGAAGAATTCTCGGTAGTATTTCCGGAGACCGATAAGGCGGATGCACTCAATGTCGTGGAGAAACTGAGGCGGGATATTGCGGATATCTCACTGGTCGAATACCCGGAGGTGCGGGTCACGGCCAGCATCGGCATCGCCGGATTCCCGGAGGATGGTGAAGACAAGACAGACCTGCTCGTGAGTGCCGATAAGGCGCTTTACCGAGCCAAGGCGGCGGGCAAGAACCGCAGCGTCGCTGCCTGA
- a CDS encoding PAS domain S-box protein — protein sequence MAKSAAWIYWLGIVVVLLGVMLPMQPEIERTPVLLLTLGGFLSTVALIVIPWGKFSYKLFYAMSALACSHIATLIYFSGGVGSPFSELYFLIAIWAAYFFSFRGYLLVTLFVIASYLTPYFYDAAYDSGDVTAAFLHILFMLIAGGLVNLLVRQVRERNEELNRTTNSLALKMREVLHEKEKTTAVLASVADGVYVVDIGGQIILWNRAAEAITGYTAEEMIGTDCYGSGDEGVSSPFCATAASVSEGFSSTGYEVLISGKSGDRMWLSVSAAPIRDTDGAVSGIVHVFRDISEYKEIDRMKSDFVATVSHELRTPLTSILGFSKTLLRTDASFSDASRQSFLLEIVREGERLARLIEDVLSVSRIEAGNLRLDLKPVVAAPTVNQVVKSVSRLTSIHEFVTDVPEDLPRVNADPDKLYQVLLNLVVNAIKYSPDGGPITVIANASGASVLFEVRDEGVGISPEHLPHVFERFYRAALGKGAAAGTGLGLYVSKSLLEQMGGRIWVESEFEKGSRFFFELPVAAAEEASDEKIAS from the coding sequence ATGGCGAAATCCGCCGCCTGGATCTACTGGCTGGGCATCGTCGTCGTGCTACTGGGCGTGATGCTGCCGATGCAGCCGGAGATCGAGCGGACCCCGGTCCTGCTCCTGACCCTTGGCGGATTTCTTTCCACCGTCGCCCTGATCGTCATCCCCTGGGGGAAGTTCAGCTACAAGCTCTTCTATGCGATGTCAGCGCTCGCCTGCTCGCACATCGCCACCCTTATCTATTTCAGCGGCGGAGTCGGAAGCCCGTTCAGCGAACTTTATTTCCTCATTGCCATCTGGGCTGCTTATTTCTTCTCTTTCCGCGGCTACCTTCTGGTCACCCTCTTTGTGATCGCCAGTTACCTGACGCCCTATTTTTATGACGCCGCGTACGATTCAGGCGATGTCACCGCGGCCTTCCTGCACATCCTGTTCATGCTGATCGCAGGCGGCCTGGTCAATCTGCTCGTGCGGCAGGTGCGCGAACGCAACGAGGAGCTGAACCGTACAACCAATTCGCTGGCGCTCAAGATGCGTGAAGTGCTCCACGAAAAGGAAAAGACCACCGCGGTCCTTGCCAGCGTCGCCGACGGCGTCTATGTGGTCGACATCGGCGGCCAGATAATCCTCTGGAACCGGGCGGCCGAGGCTATCACCGGCTATACGGCGGAAGAGATGATCGGCACGGACTGCTACGGTTCTGGTGATGAAGGCGTAAGCTCGCCTTTCTGCGCCACCGCCGCCAGCGTCAGCGAGGGTTTCTCCAGCACCGGCTACGAGGTGCTGATCTCCGGCAAGAGCGGTGACCGGATGTGGCTATCGGTCAGCGCCGCTCCCATCCGCGACACCGATGGCGCGGTCTCAGGCATCGTCCACGTCTTCCGCGACATCTCCGAGTACAAGGAGATCGACCGCATGAAGTCCGATTTCGTGGCCACTGTCTCCCACGAATTGCGGACGCCGCTGACATCGATCCTGGGTTTCTCGAAGACGCTGCTGCGCACCGACGCCAGCTTCTCCGACGCCAGCCGCCAGTCGTTCCTGCTGGAGATCGTCCGCGAGGGCGAGCGCCTGGCGAGGTTGATAGAAGATGTGCTCAGTGTCAGCCGGATCGAGGCCGGTAACCTGAGGCTCGACCTGAAGCCGGTGGTTGCGGCGCCCACGGTCAATCAGGTGGTCAAGAGTGTCTCCAGGCTGACATCGATCCACGAGTTCGTCACAGATGTGCCGGAGGACCTGCCACGTGTCAATGCCGATCCGGACAAGCTGTACCAGGTACTGCTCAACCTGGTGGTCAACGCGATCAAGTATTCACCGGACGGAGGGCCCATAACGGTCATCGCCAACGCCTCTGGGGCCAGCGTGCTTTTTGAGGTGAGGGATGAGGGTGTCGGTATCAGCCCCGAGCACCTGCCCCACGTCTTCGAGCGCTTCTACCGGGCGGCCCTCGGCAAGGGCGCCGCCGCCGGCACCGGGCTCGGCCTTTATGTCAGCAAGAGCCTGCTGGAGCAGATGGGCGGCAGGATCTGGGTGGAATCCGAGTTCGAGAAGGGAAGCCGGTTCTTCTTCGAGCTGCCTGTTGCCGCCGCAGAAGAGGCTTCGGACGAGAAGATAGCTTCGTGA
- a CDS encoding response regulator gives MAAKRILIVDDESSLRALVRVNLEVDGLEVSEAVDGIEAMNMLQESKPDLILLDIMMPGKDGIEVLEELAADENLRDIPVILLTAKGEQEDLERGAALGARGHITKPFDPEQMVRTVKAAVGIIRR, from the coding sequence ATGGCAGCAAAGCGTATCCTCATCGTCGACGACGAATCGTCGCTGCGGGCACTGGTCAGGGTCAACCTTGAGGTCGACGGTCTTGAAGTCAGCGAGGCCGTTGATGGGATCGAGGCCATGAATATGCTGCAGGAGTCAAAACCGGATCTGATCCTGCTGGACATCATGATGCCAGGCAAGGATGGCATCGAAGTGCTCGAGGAACTGGCCGCTGATGAGAACCTGCGTGATATCCCCGTTATCCTGCTGACAGCCAAAGGCGAGCAGGAAGACCTGGAGCGGGGAGCGGCCCTCGGTGCCCGCGGCCACATAACCAAACCGTTCGATCCCGAGCAGATGGTGAGGACGGTCAAGGCCGCCGTGGGGATAATCAGGCGCTGA